One Setaria viridis chromosome 7, Setaria_viridis_v4.0, whole genome shotgun sequence genomic region harbors:
- the LOC117863189 gene encoding calcium-dependent protein kinase 28, with protein MQPDPQGPGRGKAGGANAHARLPPPVTTGSAGRPASVLPHKTDNVRDHYRIGKKLGQGQFGTTYQCVGKADGAEYACKSIPKRKLLCREDYEDVWREIQIMHHLSEHPNVVRIRGAYEDALFVHLVMELCAGGELFDRIVAKGHYSERAAAQLIRTIVGVVEGCHSLGVMHRDLKPENFLFASTAEDAPLKATDFGLSVFYKPGDKFADVVGSPYYVAPEVLQKCYGPEADVWSAGVILYILLCGVPPFWAESEAGIFRQILRGKLDLESEPWPSISDSAKDLVRKMLIRDPTKRLTAHEVLCHPWIVDDAVAPDKPIDSAVLSRLKNFSAMNKLKKMALRVIAESLSEEEIGGLKELFKMIDTDNSGTITYDELKNGLKRVGSDLMEPEIQALMDAADIDNSGTIDYGEFLAATLHMNKLEREESLVSAFAFFDKDGSGFITIDELSQACQQFGLSDVHLEDMIKDVDQNNDGQIDYSEFAAMMRKGNAGGAGRRTMRNSLHVDLGELLKPAES; from the exons ATGCAGCCGGACCCGCAAGGCCCGGGCAGGGGAAAGGCGGGCGGCGCCAATGCGCACgcccggctgccgccgccggtgacgacggggtcggcggggcggccggcgtCGGTGCTGCCGCACAAGACGGACAACGTGCGCGACCACTACCGCATCGGGAAGAAGCTGGGGCAGGGGCAGTTCGGCACCACGTACCAGTGCGTGGGCAAGGCGGACGGCGCCGAGTACGCCTGCAAATCCATCCCCAAGCGCAAACTGCTGTGCCGCGAGGACTACGAGGACGTGTGGCGCGAGATCCAGATCATGCACCACCTTTCCGAGCACCCCAACGTCGTCCGCATCCGCGGCGCCTACGAGGACGCGCTCTTCGTGCATCTCGTCATGGAGctctgcgccggcggcgagctcttcGACCGCATCGTCGCCAAGGGACACTACagcgagcgcgccgccgcgcagctCATCAGGACGATCGTCGGGGTGGTGGAGGGATGCCACTCGCTCGGCGTCATGCACCGGGACCTCAAGCCGGAGAACTTCCTCTTCGCGAGCACTGCAGAGGATGCCCCGCTCAAGGCCACTGATTTTGGGCTATCGGTGTTCTACAAGCCCG GTGACAAATTTGCTGACGTTGTTGGTAGCCCCTATTATGTTGCCCCTGAGGTGCTCCAGAAATGCTATGGCCCAGAAGCTGATGTCTGGAGTGCTGGAGTTATTCTGTATATTTTGCTATGTGGTGTACCCCCATTCTGGGCAG AAAGTGAAGCTGGAATCTTCAGGCAGATTTTGCGAGGCAAACTTGACTTGGAATCTGAACCATGGCCAAGTATCTCTGATAGTGCTAAAGATCTAGTCCGTAAGATGCTTATCCGGGATCCTACGAAGAGATTGACTGCTCATGAGGTTCTAT GTCATCCATGGATTGTTGATGATGCTGTCGCACCTGATAAGCCTATTGATTCTGCTGTTTTGTCAAGGCTGAAAAACTTTTCTGCAATGAAcaagcttaagaagatggcatTGAGG GTGATTGCTGAAAGCCTATCTGAGGAGGAGATCGGGGGCTTAAAGGAGTTGTTCAAAATGATCGATACTGACAACAGTGGGACGATAACTTATGATGAACTGAAGAACGGTCTGAAAAGGGTGGGGTCGGATCTGATGGAACCTGAAATCCAGGCTTTAATGGATGCA GCTGATATTGACAACAGTGGAACCATTGACTATGGAGAGTTCTTGGCAGCTACATTGCACATGAATAAACTGGAGAGGGAGGAAAGCTTGGTGTCAGCGTTTGCATTCTTTGACAAGGATGGGAGTGGCTTCATAACAATTGATGAGCTTTCACAAGCATGCCAACAGTTTGGTCTTTCTGATGTTCATCTTGAGGATATGATCAAAGATGTGGATCAAAACAAT GATGGACAAATTGATTATAGCGAGTTTGCGGCGATGATGAGAAAGGGCAATGCTGGTGGAGCAGGAAGGCGGACCATGAGGAACAGCTTGCATGTGGATCTTGGTGAACTTTTGAAGCCCGCTGAGAGCTAA